The DNA segment TAACCTTGAGCGGAAGATCGCAGATGTAATGACAAGGAATGTCATAACAGCGAAGTATGGCATTACAATTGAAGAGGCTAAGGAAATACTGCATAGAAACAGAATAGAAAAGTTACCTTTGGTTGATGAACAAAAACATGTGAAGGGTTTGATCACTAGCAAGGATATTACTAAGATGAATGAATATCCATTTGCCTCTAAGGACAAGAAGGGTAGGTTGCTCGTAGGTGCAGCTGTTGGAGTTAAGGGTGACTATATGGAAAGAACAGAAGCGTTAATTGAGGCAGGCGCCGATACCATCGTAGTTGATATAGCTCACGGACATAGCACGAATGCCATGAACGCTGTTCGTCATATAAAGAAGGCATTCCCTGACTGTGAGCTTATAGCTGGAAACGTCGCTACTCCTGATGGCGTAAAGGATTTGGTTCAGGCCGGGGTGGATGCTGTTAAGGTTGGTGTAGGGTCAGGCTCTATATGCATAACGAGAATCGTTACAGGTTCAGGTGTTCCTCAGTTAACAGCGATAATGGACTGTGCAAAGGCTGCCAAGGATCATGATATTCCTCTTATTGCTGACGGAGGCATAAGAAATTCCGGAGATATAACAAAGGCTCTTGCTGCTGGCGCCTCTACGGTAATGGTTGGAAGTTTGCTTGCCGGTACTGATGAAAGCCCTGGAGCTAGCTTGACCAAGAATGGTAAGAAATACAAGATCTATAGGGGTATGGCATCCTTCTACGCTTCACTTGGTAGAAAGTTTAGGGAAGGTGAATTAACAATAGAGGATGATCTTAACGATTATGTTCCAGAAGGTGTTGAAGCGCTGGTGGAATACAAGGGGAGTGTCGTTGAAATAGTAAGGCAGCTTGTAGGTGGTTTGCGTTCTGGTCTGAGCTATTGCGGAGCGAATACCATACCGGAAATGCAGAAGAATGCAGATTTCGTAAAAATAACTACTGCTGGTTTAATGGAGAGTATGCCTCATGATGTTGATGTCATGTAGTGTATAATGCCACAAGTGATTAATATCATATGTTAGTTATTGTATGCAGAAAATGACTGTTGTTTCGAGAACTTATTGTATGCTTAAAAAGCCGTAACATTATTATGGAAAAATATTAACCAGAAATCTATATTCGACATTCGGATTCAGAAGTTACAGATGATTTTTATATCGTAATCATTGGTGATGGAACATGAAAAGATTGTGCGACAGTTGCGGTAATTATTTTGATATTAGTGCGGTTTGCAGCAGATGTGCTATGCTCTACAGTAATACTATATGCCTTGATTGTTGTGTTGCTCGTAAGATCTGTTCTATGCGTAATAGAAGGGAGGTTATTTTGCGTAATACTGACCAATTGAAACAGCGGTTTTGAGAACTATCAAGGGATCCGTGTCGTATGGATTATTGCCTAGATTTGGGATAGGAGCCCAATAATTTCAAAAATTCCGTGCTATCTTTCAAGCGTTCCAAACATTCTCTTACTTTCGCATCTTTTCTATGACCTTCAAAGTCAACATAGAAATTATATTCCCATGGTTTCTCCTTTGTTGGCCTAGACATTATCATTGTTAGGTTTATGTTCCTAGATGCAAACTCACCAATCGCCTTATGCAAAGCACCAGGAACATGTTTTGTGCTAAATATTGCTAACGTCTTGTCATCACCACTAGGCTCCGAATCCCTATCTGCCAAAACTATAAAACGTGTATAATTGTTCTTGCTGTCTTCTATCCCCTTCACAATTATCTTCATACCATAGGTTTCGGCTGCTCGCTCACTTGCAATAGCACCTGCATTCTCTATGGGAAACTCTTTAAGCATCTTAACGCTTCCTGCTGTATCGTAGAATGGGATTGGCATCATCGCATGTTTGTTTAGGAAATTTCTACATTGAGCGAGTGCCTGTGGGTGTGAATATACAGCCTTTATTTTGCTCAATTCACTATCGGTATAGCTTATGAGGCAATGAATAACCCGAAAATATATTTCGTTGCACACCATCTTTCTTGTGCTAATTAGCAGATCATAGGTTTCGTTCACACTGCCTTCTATTGAATTCTCTATGGGAACGACAGCATAGTCAACCTTGCTCTCTTCAATGATATCAAAAACGTCCGCAAAAGTTTTGCATGGTACCACTTCTATGTCCGAGCCAAAGTGATGCAGGGCCGCCATCTCGCTGTAAGCCCCACGCTCTCCTTGGAAAGCGACTTTCAACTCAATTACCCTGCAACAATAGATTCACTTTACCATAATCATCAGCCAGTTTTCTCTCTTCCGAAGTACCACATTCTATACATTTTACGCGACCGTCAACCTTGATAACATTGCCTCCGCAGGAATGACATACCGTATAGATCACGCCCAAATTTGCATCACGAAAATCGACATGTATGTTAGCGTTGAGAAGGCTTACCACCTTTGCTCTTACCAGATCTCCTACTTTGAACATAACACTCCTCCTTCCTCTACCAGATTTGACAAGAGATATGGCTGTAAATCCAGCATCTGACTTCTGATTGTTTATGTAAAGTATTCTCATACTAACCATATTTCCAGGCACCACGTCTATGAAGCCAACTACAGTATCGCCAATCCTAGGCCAGATGACCTTCCTCATCTCTTCTACCTTCACTACTCTTCTCTTGAAATCAAATGCAACCTTACCCATCATACTTGCTCTGATCTCTCCATCTGATTGGTAAGTACCCTTACCACCTTCAAACTCCTCTATAGAAGCTATTCTCTGCCCAGGTAGAACCACATTCTCTCCCATATCAAACTCGTATTATCTTAGAATACACTAGTATTTTATCGTTAAAGCCAGTGGGGAACCTTTAGAAAATCATCAATGCTTTCCTTGTTCAAAAGCCTTATCAAAGCATTTGCCTGCGGTACAGAAAGTACCGGCTTTGTGAATGCATTGTCAATTGAAATTCTTGGACATGCTACCTGAATGAATGCATCTATATTATTAAAAACCAAAAGTCTGTCATCCGTCACTTCTGTAAGTGCAATCAACTGCACTTTCTTGCCATGCCTTTCAAACTCCTTCTTCAGTTCCAGAACGCGATTAAGCATGAGTTGACCTTCCTTCAACCCCACAACCAAGCCGATCACTCTAGCATCTAGTGCTTTGTAAATTGATAAAATTGATTTTTTCCTTAAACCTAAAGCGAACGTGGTCACATCTCTAATCTCGTTAAAATATGGATCCAAAATGTACGTCGGTTTACCGGAGGAAAGCGCTACTCCTGCAGCATGAAAAGAGCTCTGACCGAGAAATACGTATGCGTCTGTCATGTCCTTAGCTTCAAAGGCAGGGTAGAATTCGCAGCCAAAGACCTGGCCGTCATTCAACTGTCCTTTTCCTTTGCCTATTATTACATTAAAACCATGATTCTCCAAGATTTCTCTTACCCGTTGTACCTGATGCAAATGCTGGCTATCTGTAACTATCGATAATGCTCTATATCCCTTCAATTCCGAAGCGCATTTTTCTGCTACAAAGTCAAAGCTTATGTCGTCAAACGCGTCTATAAACACAACCTTGTGTCCAAAATCGTCCATTGATATGGAATGACCTATATGAAACAAGATATCAGCACCAATCATTTCAGCTGCATGAAAGTTAATATCACATGAACCGTAACACGTATCGCCTATAATATATGCTGGTATATTGAATTCATCACTAACCTTATCCGCAACTTCTTGTATCTTTCTCATTATTCCCTCTGGGCCGTTGAAAGCCACTATTCTAGGTTTTCTTTGCCTTAGAACATCAAAGATCCTTTCTTCATCTATACGTATCATGACGCATACAAGTGGAGACCTATGTTTATAGCTAATGCTTGCACAATCTTTAATACGCCGTCAGAGGAATACCCATTATGCCAAAGGCATTCGTGCTGATCAATGCTGAACTAGGGGCGGAGGATTCGTTAATAAAGGAACTGAAGAATACTGAGAACGTAACAGAGGTTTACGTTGTTTATGGAGTTTACGATATAGTCGCAAAAGTTGAAGCCGATACCATGGAGAAGGTAAAGGAAACCATCACTTGGAAGATAAGAAGACTTGAACGGGTTAGATCTACTCTAACTATGATAGTAGTAGAAGGTTGAATACATGCCCTTGTTGCGCATTGGTTTTGACGATACAGACTCTAGTGAGGGAATGTGTACAACTTATCTTGCGTATGGGATAGTGGGTTATCTGCTTGAACGTGGTGCAGCATTTATTGACTATCCGTTGTTAATTAGGTTGAACCCGAACATCCCATGGAAGACCAGAGGCAATGGTGCTGTTGCTTTGCACGTAGAGGTAGACGATGAAGAACGTATAATCGAGGAAGTGAGGTCGTTAGTGCAGAATAATTCTCACGTCGGTCGCGGAGCAAATCCAGGTCTTGTCTTCTATTCTGGTGAAATTCCTGCGGTATTAAAAAAATTTGCAAATATCGCACTTTATGATGTCGTAAGTAGAAACAAGGCGATGGAGATTGCTAAGAAATATGGAATGCAGGCATATACATTTGGAAATGGACAGGGAATTGTCGGTGCAATGTCTGCCATCGGAATGGTACTGAAAGACCATACGTTTGAGATAATTTCGTATAGAAAGCATGAAAATTGTGATAAATTAAGGGAGCTCTCAGTAGAGAGTGTAATTGCAATGGCAGAACGAACATACCCTCGAACATACAACAACTATGACTATAAACACGGACGTATTTTGATCACACCAAGGGGACCCGATCCAGTATTTTGCGGTATTAGGGGTGAAGATCCCGGTATCCTGTTGAAAGCATTTCTTATGCTTCATATTAATGAAGAATTAGCAGGTTATATGATCTTCAGAACAAATCATGGTACAAATATGCATGTTATGCATGAATTCGATCTGTCCAATTTAAGGACGTATACTTCCGGCTATGTACTAGGTAAGGTAGAAAGCGTTCCTTACACCATGGAAGGTGGACACACATTTTTCACATTGAAGAATGAACAAGGTACAGCTCTGTGCGCTGTTTATGAGCCCACCGGACTTCCTCAGCTAGCTCAGAGGTTAATTCAAGGTGATCTGATCGAGATTGGAGGCGGTGTCAGAAGGGCAACCTCAAAGCACACTAAAGTGATTAACGTGGAGTACATAAGAATATTGCATACTGTTCCAAATTTCAGATATGCTAATCCTTTGTGTAAAAAATGTGCAAAGCGATTAAAATCTGATGGCAGAGGCAAAGGATACAAGTGTGAAAAATGTGGGCTAAAAGATCATACTGCTCACAAGATCGCCATAGAAATGCCAAGAGACATTAAGGAAGGTCTATATGTTCCTGTACCAAAGGCGCAAAGACACTTAACAAAGCCATTGCAGCGATATGGAATGGAAAAATCCACTTATGAAGACGGTTTGATCCCTCGCTGGTATTGCAGATTCGTATCACAAAATTTAATCCTTGAGACCAATTAGTTAACAGTAGCGGGGGGTGGACTTTCACGGGATCTAACTCCCATCTTGAACTTGCGGTCGAATCTGTGTAACAAACTCGATCACCGCTCTGCGGGTCTCTTATCTGCACGATTATGAGCCCGCCGGGATGACCTGGCTTCCCCACCCTTATAGGGTAGTTAACCTCGCTACGGCGTCCCCGCCACAAACAAAGCGAGCTGATAGATAGCTATTAAATCTTTGCTCAACAAAAAATTTTTTTATGTGGTCGTTTATTCTACGTTAGGTGATTCACGTCTAACGATTTTATGAGACGTACCCCTTCTGTCCAGACGATTCATCAATTCCCTTGCTACAATTCTTACGTCCCAGCCAACCGATTTGGCTGTAACTAGACCTCTAGTAGTCATCATCTTTCCATGCATGGAGTACTTTCTATTTTTATGACGATCAACAGCAACTTCAACAGAATAAATTCTATCGAATCTGCTATTCACACGCTTTAAGAATTTTGATATTTCTGTAACGATCTCTGTTTTGGCACTCTGATCATTTATATGTGATATATGGATCATCGATCTCCCATGCGCAGGTATTAATCTCTTTATGATGTCTTTTGGCGTTATTATCCCAATAGGCAAATCTTTATGCGTAACAATTATCTCTTCCGCCATTTTCAAGACTCTGACAGCATGAGCAAGCCTAGTACCCAGTGCAACAGGGGTCACATCATGCATGATTTCCTTAACGCTTACATTTCTAACATCTATCCTTTCCGTACCAGAAGAGAGCTTCGTGGTTCTAGATCCGCTTTTTCTCTCTTTAGGCACCCGCAAAACACCTGCAATATCAAGAGTATCCATGCTACCCATTAATTTCCCATCCCTATCTATGACGGGAAGTCGCGAGATGTTCTGTTTCTTCATTTTAGATAATGCGTTACTCAGGGAAGAATCGCCCGGAATTACTATAGCACCTCGCATTACATCATCTACAAGCATGGTACCCAAATCTTGATTCAACACAAGATCGGTTTCACTAATTATGCCTACAAACTTGTTCTTGGACATAACTGGCAGTGCTCTGAGCCCTGATTTGATTATAATCTCATTTACTTCCCCGATCTCTACGTTGGAGTTTACAGATGGGGTTCTGACAACGAAATTCTTTACTTTGGTAGTCTCAGGGAAGAAGCTTGCACCTATGAATCTCTTGGCGTATATCATTCCCAACAGTGAGTCCTTCTCTACTACAGGCAGTTGATGAATCTTGTTTTCAATCATCAAACTTAGAGCCTTTGCAGCGGTATCTTCTGGTGAGACAGTAACGGCATTTGCGATCATGATCTCAGAAACTTGCATACTAGAAAATGCAAATTCCATACATTAAAAGCCTTCTCCCATTTTTTATTATGTGTGAAAAGGAGAATTGTACTAGTATCTGTTGCTGTAGCAGCAGTAGGTATAACCCTGATTCTGCTACCCACAACGCCAGTTCCTTTACCTTCACCAACTGAAATAGGTGATACTGGAATCGATGTAATTGCAACTGGTTTACGAGTTCCGTGGGCAATAGATTTTGCTACCGATGGGAGAATGTTCGTTACGGAACGTATAGGAAATGTAAGGGTTGTAGTGGATGGTAAATTAGTAGACGAGCCAATATTCACCAAAGAGGTAGCTAGAGTTGGTGAGGCCGGCATGCTGGGACTTGCCCTTGATCCAGATTTTGAAAATAACCATTTCATTTATGTGTATTACACATATGTAGATGACAATGGAAATCTTTGGAACAGAGTTGTAAGATTAATAGAAGACGTAGGCAAAGTATATGAAGAAAAAATTCTTATCGATAAAATTCCTGGTGCTGCAATACATGACGGAGGTAGAATAAAATTTGGTCCCGATGGAAAGTTATATGTGACTACTGGCGATGCGGCTGAGCCAGGTTTGGCCCAAGATCTTAAATCGCTTGCTGGCAAGATCTTAAGAATAAACGCAGATGGTTCAATACCTGATGACAATCCGTTTAGTAACTCTCCTATATACTCATATGGTCACAGAAATCCTCAAGGTATTGCATGGCATCCTATCACAGGAGAAATGTATGTAACTGAGCATGGGCCAGCTGGAAACGATGAGATTAACCTGATAAAACCCGGTTTGAACTATGGATGGCCGATAGAACAGTGTGTAGCTAAGGAGTTTGTAGGCCCACTGATGTGTTACGAGGTTGCTATTGCACCAGCCGGTGCTACGTTCTACTCTTCTAATGTATTGCCTTATAGGAACGATCTCTTCTTTGCCACCTTAAGGGGAGCTCATGTGGAACATGTTATATTTAGTGGTAAGGAAATAAGAGCAGAAAATTTCTTGGATGGTTTCGGAAGGATAAGAGACATTGTTGAGGGACCTGACGGATATCTCTATGTTGCTACTAGCAACAGAGATGGAAGAGGCATACCGGCAATAGATGATGATAAGATTTTAAGGATAAGCAGAACTAGGTGAGACCTTGAAAAGTGCTATACAGAAGTTCTACGAGATGAATCCGAAGGAACGGTTAGAGGTTGTAAGAAGATACGCAAGCCTTACAGGTGATGAACTAAATATCTTGAAGAAATGCGGCGGATTGACATTCAGTATAGCCGACAATATGGTCGAGAATGCCATAGGTACGATGTCTTTTCCTTTAGGTATAGCAACAAACTTTCTGATAAATGGTAAAGATTACTTGCTTCCAATGGTCATTGAGGAACCGTCTGTAATAGCGGCGGCAAGCAAAGCTGCAAAGATCGCACGAGTTAAAGGTGGGTTCACTGCGAGTGCCGATGAATCACTTATGATAGGACAGATTCAAGTTGTCGAATTGCGTAAGCCAACTGAAGCTGGAGAACAAGTTCTGAAAGTAAAAGATGAAATAATTAGAATAGCTAATAACAAGAGCAAAACACTTGCTAAGAAAGGGGCTGGCGCAAAAGATGTTACCTTTCGAGTTATCGATACTGCAGAAGGAAAAATGCTGATAGTGGAATTGATGATAGACGTGAAGGACGCAATGGGTGCCAATGTAATTAATACTATGTGTGAAGCTGTGGCACCAATTATTCAGGATGTTACTGGAGGAAGAGTTTTGCTAAAAATTTTATCAAACTATGCAACTAGACGCCTTGCGAGAGCAAGTGCTGTATTCAGCAAGGAAGAGATAGGTAGCAAAGTTGTTGATGATATAATTCTCGCATACGCATTTGCTGAGGCCGATCAATATAGATGTGCAACGCATAACAAAGGCGTTATGAACGGCATTATTGCGGTTGCAAATGCTACAGGCCAGGACAGCAGAGCTATCGAAGCGGGAGCACATTCCTTTGCTGCAAGGCATGGTAAATATTCGGCCCTAACATCATGGTGGAAAAATAGCACTGGCGATCTAGTTGGCAATATAGAACTTCCGATGGCAGTTGGCATAGTTGGCGGCATTGCTTCCGTGCATCCACTTGCAAAGTTATGTTTGAAAATTTTGCGTGTCAAAACAGCAAAGGAACTTGCATATGTTATGGCATCTGCTGGACTTGCACAGAACTTTGCAGCTTTAAGAGCACTTGTATCTGAAGGCATACAGAAGGGCCATATGAGCCTCCATGCGAGAAACATAGCTATGATGGCGGGTGCAGAAGGAAGATTAGTCGATTTGGTAGCTAAGCAAATTGTGGACGAAGGCAATGTGACAACAAAGAGGGCTAGAGAAATTCTGAAAACTCTGAAAAACCAGAAGTGAAAATCACCAAATACATATACCCGAAATTGTTTCCATCTTCTGCTGGAAATGGTTAGTGTCAGGTTTGCTATCCCGAAGGGCAGTATAGAGGAGCCTACCTTCAGGTTTCTAGAACAGGCTTGGTTCAGCGTGCATGGCAAGGGAAGGACGTATAGAGTAACCGTAAATGATCCTGAAGTCTTTCTGAAATTGCTAAGACCACAGGAGATACCGACATTTGTGCAGGAAGGATTGTACGACGTTGGAATAACTGGAGAGGATTGGATCAGAGAGACTAACGCTGATGTAAAGATCCTTCTGAATCTCGGGTATGGGAACATAAAGATAGTGATAGCAACTCCCAAGACATACGACGTTAATTCGTTATCTGACATGATAAGGGAGTATACCTCAAAAGGTAAAACATTGCGCATTTCTACAGAATATCTTAACATTGCCGCCGATTACATAAAAAAGAATAGCGAATACAGAAAGAACTTTGGGGACAGGAATCCAGTTCTAATAACACCGTGGTGGAGAAAGGGTGATAATGACAAGGTTCAACTAATACTCTCCTTTGGTGCCACTGAAGCAAAACCACCGGAAGATACGGATGCTATAATAGATGTGACAGAAACTGGTACTACGCTGGAGCAGAACAATCTCAAGATTGTAGAGACGATCATGGAGTCATCAGCAGTTTTGGTTGCTAATAAGAATTCGTTACAGGATGCTAAGAAGAGGGAGAAGGTCTATGACATTGTAACGCTACTAAAAGGTGTAGCTGAAGGAAGAAGGAAACTACATGTATTTGTCAACGTAAGAAAGGAGAATTTGGATCAGCTGCTGAAAAGCTTGCCAGCGCTCAAGAGACCAACGATAAGTCAATTGAGTGAAGAGGGTTGGTTTGGCGTTAATACGGTAATAAGCAAGGACGAGTTTGTAAGAATAATTCCTACGATACGCAAACTCGCGCAAGGATTAGTCGTGCATGAACCAAGAGGTATACTACCACTAGAAGAGATAAGCAACCAAGAGGAACAAGAATAACAAGGAAAGGTCTATGAGATATGTTAAATATCAAAACTATTGTTGTTGACGATCCAGTAAAATCAGCAGCGATGTTGCGTGCCAAAGCAACTATTAGTGATGAAGATGTAAACAAGGTAAAAGCGATAATGGACAATGTGATGAAAATTGGCAACAAAGCGTTATTAGATTATACTCTAAGCTTTGATGGAGTTAAGTTAGATTCCATTCTCGTTAGTAATAAAGAGATCGAAAACGCATACAAATTGGTAAGCAAGAAACAGATAAGGGCACTAAAGGAAATAAAGAGAAGGCTTGAGATCGTTGAAAGAGCTGTTATCAATAGACTCAAGAACATAGAGGTTAGAATCGATGGAATAAGGATTAGTAAATTGCTCAAGCCTATTGAAAGCGTAGGCTGCTACGTTCCGGGAGGAAAAGCGCGATATCCAAGCACATTGATAATGTGTGCGGTTCCTGCGAGGGTAGCTGGTGTTAAAAGAGTAGTTGTATGTTCCCCCCCAATGAAAAATGGGGTTCCTGATCCACTGACACTTATTGCAGCGGATCTTTGTAATATTGACGAACTTTACAAGGTTGGCGGGCCGCAGGCTATTGCATCTATGGTATATGGAACAGAAACGATCAAACCAGTAAGCAAGATCGTTGGTCCGGGTGGGACTTTCGTAACTATTGCTAAAACCCTAGCAGCTAGTAGAGTTTCTATTGATATGCTTGCAGGTCCAACAGAACTGTTGGTTCTTGCCGATGAAAGAGCACATGCTAGGAGTGTTGCATTCGATATGATATCGCAGGCTGAGCATAGTACAGACACATTCTGCGGATTGGTAACATCGTCAAGAAAATTTGCCAATAGTGTAGTTGCTGAATTATCTGGTCTAATCGATATGATAGATAGAGGCGGAATTGTAAGAAAAAGCTTAGAAGATAAGGGGTTTATAGCCGTGTGCAGAAATAATAACGAG comes from the Nitrososphaerales archaeon genome and includes:
- a CDS encoding Lrp/AsnC ligand binding domain-containing protein, with product MPKAFVLINAELGAEDSLIKELKNTENVTEVYVVYGVYDIVAKVEADTMEKVKETITWKIRRLERVRSTLTMIVVEG
- a CDS encoding tRNA(Ile)(2)-agmatinylcytidine synthase: MPLLRIGFDDTDSSEGMCTTYLAYGIVGYLLERGAAFIDYPLLIRLNPNIPWKTRGNGAVALHVEVDDEERIIEEVRSLVQNNSHVGRGANPGLVFYSGEIPAVLKKFANIALYDVVSRNKAMEIAKKYGMQAYTFGNGQGIVGAMSAIGMVLKDHTFEIISYRKHENCDKLRELSVESVIAMAERTYPRTYNNYDYKHGRILITPRGPDPVFCGIRGEDPGILLKAFLMLHINEELAGYMIFRTNHGTNMHVMHEFDLSNLRTYTSGYVLGKVESVPYTMEGGHTFFTLKNEQGTALCAVYEPTGLPQLAQRLIQGDLIEIGGGVRRATSKHTKVINVEYIRILHTVPNFRYANPLCKKCAKRLKSDGRGKGYKCEKCGLKDHTAHKIAIEMPRDIKEGLYVPVPKAQRHLTKPLQRYGMEKSTYEDGLIPRWYCRFVSQNLILETN
- a CDS encoding hydroxymethylglutaryl-CoA reductase, degradative encodes the protein MKSAIQKFYEMNPKERLEVVRRYASLTGDELNILKKCGGLTFSIADNMVENAIGTMSFPLGIATNFLINGKDYLLPMVIEEPSVIAAASKAAKIARVKGGFTASADESLMIGQIQVVELRKPTEAGEQVLKVKDEIIRIANNKSKTLAKKGAGAKDVTFRVIDTAEGKMLIVELMIDVKDAMGANVINTMCEAVAPIIQDVTGGRVLLKILSNYATRRLARASAVFSKEEIGSKVVDDIILAYAFAEADQYRCATHNKGVMNGIIAVANATGQDSRAIEAGAHSFAARHGKYSALTSWWKNSTGDLVGNIELPMAVGIVGGIASVHPLAKLCLKILRVKTAKELAYVMASAGLAQNFAALRALVSEGIQKGHMSLHARNIAMMAGAEGRLVDLVAKQIVDEGNVTTKRAREILKTLKNQK
- the guaB gene encoding IMP dehydrogenase, giving the protein MDIREGLTFDDVLLVPKRSSVVSRSQTNLKTKLSRRISLNIPIVSANMDTVTEANMAIALAREGGIGIVHRFLTIEQQVEEVQKVKRSESIVIEQPYTITPDQRIKDALEYMKKVGVSGLLVVENGNKLVGIVTGRDIRFENNLERKIADVMTRNVITAKYGITIEEAKEILHRNRIEKLPLVDEQKHVKGLITSKDITKMNEYPFASKDKKGRLLVGAAVGVKGDYMERTEALIEAGADTIVVDIAHGHSTNAMNAVRHIKKAFPDCELIAGNVATPDGVKDLVQAGVDAVKVGVGSGSICITRIVTGSGVPQLTAIMDCAKAAKDHDIPLIADGGIRNSGDITKALAAGASTVMVGSLLAGTDESPGASLTKNGKKYKIYRGMASFYASLGRKFREGELTIEDDLNDYVPEGVEALVEYKGSVVEIVRQLVGGLRSGLSYCGANTIPEMQKNADFVKITTAGLMESMPHDVDVM
- a CDS encoding exosome complex RNA-binding protein Csl4, with the protein product MVLPGQRIASIEEFEGGKGTYQSDGEIRASMMGKVAFDFKRRVVKVEEMRKVIWPRIGDTVVGFIDVVPGNMVSMRILYINNQKSDAGFTAISLVKSGRGRRSVMFKVGDLVRAKVVSLLNANIHVDFRDANLGVIYTVCHSCGGNVIKVDGRVKCIECGTSEERKLADDYGKVNLLLQGN
- the dph2 gene encoding diphthamide biosynthesis enzyme Dph2, whose protein sequence is MIRIDEERIFDVLRQRKPRIVAFNGPEGIMRKIQEVADKVSDEFNIPAYIIGDTCYGSCDINFHAAEMIGADILFHIGHSISMDDFGHKVVFIDAFDDISFDFVAEKCASELKGYRALSIVTDSQHLHQVQRVREILENHGFNVIIGKGKGQLNDGQVFGCEFYPAFEAKDMTDAYVFLGQSSFHAAGVALSSGKPTYILDPYFNEIRDVTTFALGLRKKSILSIYKALDARVIGLVVGLKEGQLMLNRVLELKKEFERHGKKVQLIALTEVTDDRLLVFNNIDAFIQVACPRISIDNAFTKPVLSVPQANALIRLLNKESIDDFLKVPHWL
- the hisG gene encoding ATP phosphoribosyltransferase, which codes for MVSVRFAIPKGSIEEPTFRFLEQAWFSVHGKGRTYRVTVNDPEVFLKLLRPQEIPTFVQEGLYDVGITGEDWIRETNADVKILLNLGYGNIKIVIATPKTYDVNSLSDMIREYTSKGKTLRISTEYLNIAADYIKKNSEYRKNFGDRNPVLITPWWRKGDNDKVQLILSFGATEAKPPEDTDAIIDVTETGTTLEQNNLKIVETIMESSAVLVANKNSLQDAKKREKVYDIVTLLKGVAEGRRKLHVFVNVRKENLDQLLKSLPALKRPTISQLSEEGWFGVNTVISKDEFVRIIPTIRKLAQGLVVHEPRGILPLEEISNQEEQE
- a CDS encoding PQQ-dependent sugar dehydrogenase encodes the protein MKRRIVLVSVAVAAVGITLILLPTTPVPLPSPTEIGDTGIDVIATGLRVPWAIDFATDGRMFVTERIGNVRVVVDGKLVDEPIFTKEVARVGEAGMLGLALDPDFENNHFIYVYYTYVDDNGNLWNRVVRLIEDVGKVYEEKILIDKIPGAAIHDGGRIKFGPDGKLYVTTGDAAEPGLAQDLKSLAGKILRINADGSIPDDNPFSNSPIYSYGHRNPQGIAWHPITGEMYVTEHGPAGNDEINLIKPGLNYGWPIEQCVAKEFVGPLMCYEVAIAPAGATFYSSNVLPYRNDLFFATLRGAHVEHVIFSGKEIRAENFLDGFGRIRDIVEGPDGYLYVATSNRDGRGIPAIDDDKILRISRTR
- the pheA gene encoding prephenate dehydratase; this encodes MKVAFQGERGAYSEMAALHHFGSDIEVVPCKTFADVFDIIEESKVDYAVVPIENSIEGSVNETYDLLISTRKMVCNEIYFRVIHCLISYTDSELSKIKAVYSHPQALAQCRNFLNKHAMMPIPFYDTAGSVKMLKEFPIENAGAIASERAAETYGMKIIVKGIEDSKNNYTRFIVLADRDSEPSGDDKTLAIFSTKHVPGALHKAIGEFASRNINLTMIMSRPTKEKPWEYNFYVDFEGHRKDAKVRECLERLKDSTEFLKLLGSYPKSRQ
- the hisD gene encoding histidinol dehydrogenase is translated as MLNIKTIVVDDPVKSAAMLRAKATISDEDVNKVKAIMDNVMKIGNKALLDYTLSFDGVKLDSILVSNKEIENAYKLVSKKQIRALKEIKRRLEIVERAVINRLKNIEVRIDGIRISKLLKPIESVGCYVPGGKARYPSTLIMCAVPARVAGVKRVVVCSPPMKNGVPDPLTLIAADLCNIDELYKVGGPQAIASMVYGTETIKPVSKIVGPGGTFVTIAKTLAASRVSIDMLAGPTELLVLADERAHARSVAFDMISQAEHSTDTFCGLVTSSRKFANSVVAELSGLIDMIDRGGIVRKSLEDKGFIAVCRNNNESIQFINEFAPEHLQIIARDARILGKKIESAGLILIGEFSPSAASDYVLGSNHVLPTLTFAKSRASLSSLDFVKLVSIVESSRTGLKGAAQAIKLLSEAEDLPNHYRAVMERLK
- a CDS encoding CBS domain-containing protein; translated protein: MQVSEIMIANAVTVSPEDTAAKALSLMIENKIHQLPVVEKDSLLGMIYAKRFIGASFFPETTKVKNFVVRTPSVNSNVEIGEVNEIIIKSGLRALPVMSKNKFVGIISETDLVLNQDLGTMLVDDVMRGAIVIPGDSSLSNALSKMKKQNISRLPVIDRDGKLMGSMDTLDIAGVLRVPKERKSGSRTTKLSSGTERIDVRNVSVKEIMHDVTPVALGTRLAHAVRVLKMAEEIIVTHKDLPIGIITPKDIIKRLIPAHGRSMIHISHINDQSAKTEIVTEISKFLKRVNSRFDRIYSVEVAVDRHKNRKYSMHGKMMTTRGLVTAKSVGWDVRIVARELMNRLDRRGTSHKIVRRESPNVE